Proteins from one Fragaria vesca subsp. vesca linkage group LG6, FraVesHawaii_1.0, whole genome shotgun sequence genomic window:
- the LOC101308782 gene encoding zinc transporter 1-like produces MKEFQKNDLLSFFCILLLLPALASAECTCDAEEEGGNRSEALKYKLGAIASILVAGAIGVCIPIIGKTIPSLQPEKPIFFIIKAFAAGVILATGFIHVLPDAFERLTSPCLKENPWANFPFTGFVAMMAAIGTLMVDSIATSYFNRSHFKKAQNHVNGDEEKVGEHEGHVHVHTHGTHGHSHGSLDTNSAESQLLRHRVISKVLELGIVVHSVIIGISLGASESPATVRPLVAALTFHQFFEGMGLGGCIAQARESRLTTIIMVLFFSLTTPVGIGIGIGISSRYKENSSTALILEGLFDAASAGILIYMALVDLLAADFMNPKMQKNVKLQVGANVSLLFGAGCMSLIAKWA; encoded by the exons ATGAAGGAGTTTCAGAAGAATGACCTCCTCTCCTTCTTCTGCATCCTCCTTTTACTCCCAGCCCTAGCTTCCGCAGAGTGTACGTGCGACGCCGAAGAAGAAGGCGGTAACAGAAGCGAAGCCCTAAAATACAAACTCGGCGCAATCGCTTCCATCCTCGTGGCCGGTGCAATCGGCGTTTGCATCCCAATTATAGGGAAAACGATTCCGTCATTGCAGCCGGAGAAGCCTATCTTCTTCATTATCAAGGCTTTTGCAGCCGGCGTTATATTGGCCACTGGATTCATCCACGTGCTTCCGGACGCTTTCGAGAGATTGACGTCGCCGTGTTTGAAAGAAAACCCATGGGCGAACTTTCCCTTCACCGGATTTGTGGCCATGATGGCTGCCATCGGAACCTTGATGGTAGATTCCATTGCAACTTCTTATTTCAACAGGTCTCACTTTAAGAAGGCTCAGAATCACGTTAACGGAGATGAGGAGAAAGTTGGAGAGCATGAGGGTCACGTACATGTTCATACACATGGGACTCATGGCCATTCTCATGGCTCGCTTGATACCAATTCCGCCGAGTCACAACTTCTTCGGCACAGAGTTATATCAAAG GTTTTGGAGTTGGGAATTGTGGTGCACTCGGTGATAATTGGAATTTCGTTGGGTGCTTCTGAAAGTCCAGCAACAGTTCGACCTCTTGTTGCTGCTTTGACTTTCCATCAATTTTTTGAAGGCATGGGACTTGGTGGTTGCATAGCTCAG GCGAGAGAGTCGCGATTAACAACTATAATCATGGTGTTGTTCTTCTCGCTTACAACTCCGGTTGGAATTGGGATTGGTATTGGAATATCAAGCAGATACAAGGAAAACAGTTCAACGGCTCTCATACTCGAAGGACTTTTTGATGCAGCATCAGCCGGGATCTTAATCTACATGGCTCTGGTTGATCTCCTAGCTGCTGATTTTATGAACCCGAAAATGCAGAAGAATGTAAAGCTTCAAGTTGGGGCTAATGTTTCACTTCTTTTTGGAGCTGGTTGCATGTCTCTAATAGCCAAATGGGCTTAA
- the LOC101308301 gene encoding choline-phosphate cytidylyltransferase B-like isoform 2, giving the protein MAEVASEPKDTCATTTTTATSRNSDPDENRPVRVYADGIYDLFHFGHARSLEQAKLSFPNTYLLVGVCNDDTTHKFKGKTVMTESERYESLRHCKWVDEVIPDAPWVINQEFLDKHNIDYVAHDSLPYADTSGAGKDVYEFVKKVGRFKETKRTEGISTSDIIMRIVKDYNQYVLRNLDRGYSRKELGVSFVKEKRLRVNMSLKKLQEKVKEHQEKVGEKIQTVAMHRNEWVENADRWVAGFLEMFEEGCHKMGTAIRDRIQERLRGQQSARLLENGEVVTDDEEYYDDEDEEYNDDEEYYDDEEYYEEVYGKDSNNENEGNDRGRSEKEKYEKENNDKEK; this is encoded by the exons ATGGCGGAGGTTGCTTCTGAGCCCAAAGATACTTGTGCCACCACCACCACCACCGCCACAAGTAGGAATTCCGATCCCGATGAGAATCGTCCCGTCCGTGTCTACGCTGATGGGATCTACGATCTCTTCCACTTTGGCCATGCTCGCTCTCTCGAGCAAGCCAAATTATC GTTCCCTAATACCTATTTGCTCGTTGGTGTTTGCAATGATGATACCACTCACAAGTTTAAAGGGAAGACTGTTATGACGGAGTCGGAACGATATGAATCTCTTCGCCATTGCAA GTGGGTGGATGAAGTCATTCCTGATGCACCCTGGGTAATCAATCAAGAATTTCTTGACAAGCATAATATTGATTATGTAGCCCATGACTCTCTACC TTATGCTGATACTAGTGGAGCCGGAAAGGACGTATACGAATTT GTCAAAAAAGTTGGCAGGTTTAAGGAGACAAAACGAACCGAGGGGATCTCGACATCAGACATTATAATGAGGATTGTTAAAGATTATAACCAGTATGTGTTGCGTAACTTGGATCGTGGGTATTCTAGAAAAGAGCTTGGCGTTAGTTTCGTGAAG GAAAAACGATTGAGGGTGAACATGAGTTTGAAGAAGTTACAGGAGAAAGTGAAGGAACACCAAGAAAAAGTAGGCGAAAAG ATTCAGACAGTTGCTATGCATCGTAATGAATGGGTAGAAAATGCTGATCGCTGGGTTGCTGGATTTCTTGAGATGTTTGAAGAAGGTTGCCATAAAATG GGCACTGCCATTAGAGATCGAATTCAAGAGCGCTTAAGAGGGCAGCAGTCAGCACGTCTGCTGGAGAATGGTGAGGTAGTTACTGATGATGAAGAATATTATGATGATGAAGATGAAGAATATAACGATGATGAAGAATATTATGATGATGAAGAATATTATGAAGAGGTGTATGGGAAAGACTCAAATAATGAGAATGAGGGCAATGATAGAGGACGAAGTGAGAAAGAAAAGTACGAGAAAGAAAATAATGACAAAGAAAAGTAG
- the LOC101309367 gene encoding putative UDP-glucose flavonoid 3-O-glucosyltransferase 3-like gives MKQWVEIVFIPSPGIGHLVSTVELAKLLLSRDDRLLITVLIMKFPFSSDPIDAYIESFADSSISHRIKFINLPQQNIETQGNSTINFLNFSGTQKTNVKDVVAKLIESKTETRLAGFVIDMFCTSMIDVANELGVPTYVFFTSSAASLGVLLHLQALRDDQNKDYLEFNDSTADLVIPSYANPLPARVLPGILFEKEGGNGFLNLAKRIRDVKGILINTMTELESHALLSLSSDGKLPPVYPVGPILNVKSDDNNDQVDSKQSKQTSDILKWLDDQPPSSVVFLCFGSMGSFSEDQVKEIARALEQGGFRFLWSLRQPPPKGKIGVPSDYADHTGVLPEGFLDQTAGVGKVIGWAPQVAILSHPAVGGFVSHCGWNSTLESLWFGVPVATWPLYAEQQQNAFQLVRELGIAVEIDMSYRKDGPIVVTAEKIQSGIKELMDLDSDIRKRVKQVSDNSKKALMDGGSSYASLGHFIDQI, from the coding sequence ATGAAGCAATGGGTAGAGATAGTGTTCATCCCATCCCCAGGCATTGGCCACCTCGTGTCGACGGTGGAGTTGGCAAAGCTCCTCCTGTCTCGAGATGACCGACTCTTAATCACTGTCCTCATCATGAAGTTTCCGTTCAGCTCAGACCCCATTGATGCCTACATTGAGTCCTTCGCGGACTCATCCATATCACACCGGATCAAGTTCATCAACCTCCCACAACAGAATATCGAGACACAAGGTAATAGCACCATCAACTTCTTGAACTTCAGTGGCACTCAGAAAACCAATGTTAAAGATGTTGTCGCCAAACTCATCGAGTCCAAGACCGAGACTCGACTCGCCGGGTTTGTCATCGACATGTTTTGCACATCCATGATCGATGTAGCCAACGAATTGGGGGTTCCTACCTACGTGTTCTTCACTTCCAGCGCAGCCTCTCTAGGGGTCTTGCTCCACCTTCAAGCACTTCGTGATGACCAAAACAAAGACTATCTTGAGTTTAACGACTCCACTGCTGATTTGGTAATTCCGAGTTACGCCAATCCATTGCCTGCTAGAGTCTTGCCCGGTATCCTTTTCGAAAAGGAGGGAGGAAACGGTTTTCTCAACTTAGCCAAAAGGATTAGAGATGTCAAGGGTATTCTCATAAATACAATGACAGAGCTGGAGTCGCATGCCCTTCTTTCTCTCAGTTCCGATGGCAAGCTCCCTCCGGTGTATCCGGTGGGACCTATACTCAACGTGAAGAGCGATGACAACAATGACCAAGTGGATTCGAAGCAGTCGAAGCAGACGTCTGATATCTTGAAATGGCTCGATGATCAGCCTCCGTCGTCTGTAGTGTTTCTATGCTTCGGGAGCATGGGAAGCTTCAGTGAAGACCAGGTGAAAGAGATAGCCCGCGCATTGGAGCAGGGAGGGTTTCGGTTTCTGTGGTCACTGCGTCAGCCTCCACCCAAGGGAAAGATTGGCGTTCCCAGTGACTATGCCGATCACACGGGGGTGTTACCTGAAGGGTTCCTTGATCAGACGGCGGGAGTCGGAAAAGTTATAGGCTGGGCGCCGCAAGTTGCCATCTTATCCCATCCAGCAGTTGGAGGTTTCGTCTCTCATTGCGGGTGGAATTCAACTCTGGAGAGCTTGTGGTTTGGAGTGCCGGTTGCCACATGGCCCTTGTATGCTGAGCAGCAACAAAATGCTTTCCAGCTAGTGAGGGAACTAGGGATAGCCGTGGAAATTGATATGAGCTATAGGAAGGATGGTCCAATTGTTGTGACTGCAGAGAAAATTCAGAGTGGAATAAAGGAGCTGATGGACCTCGATAGTGATATAAGGAAAAGGGTGAAACAAGTGAGTGATAATAGCAAGAAAGCTTTGATGGATGGGGGTTCCTCATATGCTTCATTGGGACACTTCATTGATCAAATTTAA
- the LOC101309070 gene encoding putative UDP-glucose flavonoid 3-O-glucosyltransferase 3-like, which produces MEKPAELVLIPSPGIGHLVSTLEIAKLLVSRDDQLFITVLIMHFPAVSKGTDAYVQSLADSSSPISQRINFINLPNINMDHTEGSVRNSLVGFVESQQPHVKDAVTKLRDSKTTRLAGFVVDMFCATMIDVANQLGVPSYVFFTSSAATLGLMFHLQELRDQYNKDCTELKDSDAELIVPSFFNPLPAKVLPGRILVKDSAESFLNVIKRFRDTKGILVNTFTDLESHALHALSSDAEIPPVYPVGPLLNVNSNESRVDSDEVKKKNDILKWLDDQPPLSVVFLCFGSMGSFDENQVREIAKALEHAGHRFLWSLRRPPPTGKIAFPSDYDDHTGVLPEGFLDRTGGIGKVIGWAPQVAVLAHPSVGGFVSHCGWNSTLESLWHGVPVATWPLYAEQQLNAFQLVKELELAVEIDMSYMSESPVLVSEKEIERGIREVMELDSSDIRKRVKEMSEKGKKALMDGGSSYTSLGHFIDQI; this is translated from the coding sequence ATGGAGAAACCTGCAGAGCTCGTTCTCATCCCATCCCCAGGTATAGGCCATCTAGTCTCAACACTTGAGATCGCAAAGCTTCTCGTGTCTAGAGACGACCAACTCTTCATCACTGTCCTCATCATGCACTTTCCCGCTGTTTCCAAAGGCACCGATGCTTATGTCCAGTCACTTGCAGACTCTTCTTCTCCCATATCACAGCGTATCAACTTCATCAACCTCCCAAATATCAATATGGACCATACGGAAGGCAGTGTCCGGAATAGCTTGGTCGGTTTTGTTGAAAGCCAGCAACCCCATGTTAAAGATGCCGTCACAAAACTCAGGGACTCCAAGACTACTCGGCTTGCGGGGTTTGTCGTCGACATGTTCTGTGCCACTATGATCGACGTGGCCAACCAATTGGGGGTTCCTAGCTACGTGTTCTTCACCTCCAGCGCCGCCACACTAGGGCTAATGTTCCACCTCCAAGAGCTGCGCGATCAATACAACAAGGACTGCACTGAGTTGAAAGACTCCGACGCTGAGTTGATCGTCCCGAGTTTTTTCAATCCATTGCCAGCTAAAGTTCTACCTGGAAGGATACTCGTGAAGGATTCAGCGGAGTCATTCCTCAACGTTATCAAAAGGTTTAGAGATACCAAGGGTATTTTGGTGAACACGTTCACAGACCTGGAATCGCATGCCCTTCATGCTCTTTCATCCGATGCCGAGATCCCTCCGGTTTATCCAGTAGGACCCTTACTTAACGTAAACAGTAATGAAAGTCGTGTAGATTCGGACGAGGTTAAGAAGAAGAATGATATCTTGAAATGGCTTGATGATCAGCCTCCACTGTCCGTGGTGTTCTTGTGCTTTGGAAGCATGGGAAGCTTTGACGAAAACCAGGTGAGAGAGATCGCCAAAGCTCTTGAGCACGCTGGACATCGCTTCTTGTGGTCCTTACGCCGGCCCCCACCCACCGGAAAAATTGCTTTTCCGAGTGACTACGATGACCACACCGGAGTCTTGCCGGAAGGGTTCCTCGACCGAACAGGTGGGATTGGAAAGGTCATAGGCTGGGCCCCGCAAGTTGCGGTCTTGGCTCACCCATCTGTGGGAGGATTTGTGTCTCACTGTGGGTGGAATTCGACGCTGGAGAGTCTTTGGCACGGTGTGCCGGTTGCGACGTGGCCGTTGTACGCAGAGCAACAGCTGAACGCGTTTCAGCTGGTGAAGGAGTTGGAATTGGCGGTGGAGATTGATATGAGCTACATGAGCGAGAGTCCAGTTCTGGTGAGTGAGAAGGAAATAGAGAGAGGTATAAGAGAGGTGATGGAACTTGACAGTAGTGATATAAGGAAGAGAGTGAAAGAAATGAGTGAGAAGGGCAAGAAAGCTTTGATGGATGGCGGCTCGTCATACACTTCCTTGGGACATTTTATTGATCAGATCTAA
- the LOC101308301 gene encoding choline-phosphate cytidylyltransferase B-like isoform 1, translating into MAEVASEPKDTCATTTTTATSRNSDPDENRPVRVYADGIYDLFHFGHARSLEQAKLSLQLFCVFLSGFPNTYLLVGVCNDDTTHKFKGKTVMTESERYESLRHCKWVDEVIPDAPWVINQEFLDKHNIDYVAHDSLPYADTSGAGKDVYEFVKKVGRFKETKRTEGISTSDIIMRIVKDYNQYVLRNLDRGYSRKELGVSFVKEKRLRVNMSLKKLQEKVKEHQEKVGEKIQTVAMHRNEWVENADRWVAGFLEMFEEGCHKMGTAIRDRIQERLRGQQSARLLENGEVVTDDEEYYDDEDEEYNDDEEYYDDEEYYEEVYGKDSNNENEGNDRGRSEKEKYEKENNDKEK; encoded by the exons ATGGCGGAGGTTGCTTCTGAGCCCAAAGATACTTGTGCCACCACCACCACCACCGCCACAAGTAGGAATTCCGATCCCGATGAGAATCGTCCCGTCCGTGTCTACGCTGATGGGATCTACGATCTCTTCCACTTTGGCCATGCTCGCTCTCTCGAGCAAGCCAAATTATC GTTGCAGCTTTTTTGTGTTTTCTTATCTGG GTTCCCTAATACCTATTTGCTCGTTGGTGTTTGCAATGATGATACCACTCACAAGTTTAAAGGGAAGACTGTTATGACGGAGTCGGAACGATATGAATCTCTTCGCCATTGCAA GTGGGTGGATGAAGTCATTCCTGATGCACCCTGGGTAATCAATCAAGAATTTCTTGACAAGCATAATATTGATTATGTAGCCCATGACTCTCTACC TTATGCTGATACTAGTGGAGCCGGAAAGGACGTATACGAATTT GTCAAAAAAGTTGGCAGGTTTAAGGAGACAAAACGAACCGAGGGGATCTCGACATCAGACATTATAATGAGGATTGTTAAAGATTATAACCAGTATGTGTTGCGTAACTTGGATCGTGGGTATTCTAGAAAAGAGCTTGGCGTTAGTTTCGTGAAG GAAAAACGATTGAGGGTGAACATGAGTTTGAAGAAGTTACAGGAGAAAGTGAAGGAACACCAAGAAAAAGTAGGCGAAAAG ATTCAGACAGTTGCTATGCATCGTAATGAATGGGTAGAAAATGCTGATCGCTGGGTTGCTGGATTTCTTGAGATGTTTGAAGAAGGTTGCCATAAAATG GGCACTGCCATTAGAGATCGAATTCAAGAGCGCTTAAGAGGGCAGCAGTCAGCACGTCTGCTGGAGAATGGTGAGGTAGTTACTGATGATGAAGAATATTATGATGATGAAGATGAAGAATATAACGATGATGAAGAATATTATGATGATGAAGAATATTATGAAGAGGTGTATGGGAAAGACTCAAATAATGAGAATGAGGGCAATGATAGAGGACGAAGTGAGAAAGAAAAGTACGAGAAAGAAAATAATGACAAAGAAAAGTAG
- the LOC101309653 gene encoding UDP-glucose flavonoid 3-O-glucosyltransferase 6-like has protein sequence MKQSAELVFIPSPGIGHLVSTVEVAKLLLSRDDRLFITVLIMKFPFNSDPIDAYIESFADSSISQRIKFINLPQQNIETQGNSTINFFNFIDSQQTNVKDVVVKLIESKTETRLAGFVIDMFCTSMIDVANELGVPTYAFFTSGAAMLGLMFHLQALRDDHNKHCIEFKDSATDLVVPSYSHPLPAARVLPSVFFDKEASNRFVNIAKRLRDVKGIVINTFTELESHALLSLSSDGKLPPVYPVGPILNLKSDDNNDQVNSKQKSDILNWLDDQPPSSVVFLCFGSMGSFSEDQVKEIACALEQGGFRFLWSLRQPPPKGKNGVPSDYADHTGVLPEGFLDRTAGVGKVIGWAPQVAILGHPAVGGFVSHCGWNSTLESLWFGVPVATWPLYAEQQVNAFQLVKELGIAVEIDMSYREEGPVVVTAEKIERGIKELMELDSDIRKRVRQVSDNSKKALMDGGSSYASLGHFIDQI, from the coding sequence ATGAAGCAATCGGCAGAGCTAGTGTTCATCCCATCCCCTGGCATTGGGCACCTCGTGTCGACGGTGGAGGTCGCAAAGCTCCTCCTGTCTCGAGATGACCGACTCTTCATCACCGTCCTCATCATGAAATTTCCGTTCAACTCAGACCCCATTGATGCCTACATTGAGTCCTTTGCGGACTCTTCCATCTCACAGCGGATCAAGTTCATCAACCTCCCACAGCAGAATATCGAGACACAAGGTAATAGCACCATCAACTTCTTCAACTTCATCGACAGTCAGCAAACGAACGTTAAAGATGTTGTCGTCAAACTCATCGAGTCCAAGACCGAGACTCGACTCGCCGGGTTTGTCATCGACATGTTTTGTACCTCTATGATCGACGTAGCCAACGAATTGGGGGTTCCTACCTACGCGTTTTTCACGTCCGGCGCAGCCATGCTCGGGCTCATGTTCCACCTTCAAGCACTTCGTGATGATCACAACAAGCACTGCATTGAGTTCAAGGACTCGGCTACTGATTTGGTGGTCCCGAGTTACTCCCATCCCTTGCCTGCTGCTAGAGTCTTACCAAGTGTCTTCTTCGACAAGGAGGCCAGCAACAGGTTCGTCAACATAGCCAAAAGGCTTAGAGATGTCAAGGGTATTGTGATCAATACATTCACAGAGCTGGAGTCGCATGCCCTTCTTTCTCTCAGTTCTGATGGTAAGCTCCCTCCTGTGTATCCGGTTGGACCCATACTCAACCTGAAGAGCGATGACAACAATGATCAAGTGAATTCGAAGCAGAAGTCTGATATCTTGAATTGGCTCGATGATCAGCCTCCATCGTCTGTAGTGTTTCTGTGCTTCGGGAGCATGGGAAGCTTCAGCGAAGACCAGGTGAAAGAGATTGCCTGCGCGTTGGAGCAGGGAGGGTTTCGGTTTCTGTGGTCACTACGTCAGCCTCCACCCAAGGGAAAGAATGGTGTTCCCAGCGACTATGCCGATCACACAGGAGTGTTACCTGAAGGGTTCCTTGATCGGACGGCGGGAGTCGGAAAAGTTATAGGCTGGGCGCCACAAGTTGCCATCCTAGGACATCCAGCAGTTGGAGGTTTCGTCTCCCATTGTGGGTGGAATTCAACTCTGGAGAGCTTGTGGTTCGGAGTCCCGGTTGCCACTTGGCCCTTGTATGCCGAGCAGCAAGTCAATGCATTCCAGCTAGTGAAGGAACTAGGGATAGCCGTGGAAATTGATATGAGTTATAGGGAGGAGGGTCCGGTTGTTGTGACCGCAGAGAAAATTGAGCGTGGAATAAAGGAGCTGATGGAGCTCGATAGTGATATAAGGAAGAGAGTGAGACAAGTGAGTGATAATAGCAAGAAAGCTTTGATGGATGGGGGTTCCTCATATGCTTCGTTAGGACACTTTATTGATCAAATTTAA